In Limnochordia bacterium, the genomic window ACAATCCAGTAACCACGACGGGCCGTATCTCTATGTTTTCTTTATGTAATCTTTGGCGAGGTGGAGGTGGAACGACGTTTAGCTCCCGCACTTCGCCTGTGCGGGGGTCCTTAAATCTTTGAGATATTCTGATGATGGGCCTGGGTGTTTCGTTTAAAGTACGTGATGCCGCAGACCACAAGGGTCCACCTGCACTGCCAAGAAATCCCCAAGAGTCTCCTTCGAGACTCCAGGCACCGGGCCCGAAATCCGCATAGGTGATTTCCGTAATTAGACCGAAAAGAACAAGACAAATTAATGTCCACGTCTTGCGCATATAGTGCCACTCCGTTATGCGTAAAGTGCCGAACCCTGCATTACTTGATTGATCTATTCGTCGTCTATCCTGGTTTTACCTTCTTTAACCGCGTTCTTTATGGTGAAATAGTATTATAATTAGACGAAACCTCCCGGATATACTGTCCAATCCTTTGTGCTCCACCAGGGCTGCCCATCCTTTTCTTGCCGCACGTAGCCATGCGTCGATATGTATCAGGATCATCTAGAATGGCCTCTACTTGCTTAGCTACACTAATAGGTGAAGGATCCACTAAGCTCACCGCATCACCTAGTAACTTCTTCTGGGCCAGGGCAAACTTTCTGGTAAACTGAACACCTTTTCCGGGAAAGGTAATAACAGGCTTGCCCAAACCTGCGGCTTGCTCGTTTGCTGTGCCCGCAAGTCCAATCACAAGATCACAAGCTCGGAGCAGGCCTCCAAAACATCCCTTCAGGAAAATAACCTCTGACTGATCACCAAGAATGATCTTACCTACCATCCCTGCGGACTGCTCATCGAATCCAGTCTCCTTGTAATACCAGCGACCATTGTCATATCCTTCTAAGCTAATCAGACTCGTAATCTGTTCAAAGGAGAGGCTCGAAGCCAAGGGGACAGCAAACTCGTATTGCGTGTCTCTTTGTGCAATTGCATCAACACACGCAAGCAAGTCCCCAAGATTGAGATAGGCATCACCCCTGCTACCAGGTAGTAGACAGATCAATGGGGTGGTTGGGGTTTGGGGATAGACGGATCCATCCTGCATGAGCATATCCATCATTAGATTGCCGGCAAAATCAGCTTCTACACCGTGCCGAACCATGGCATCAGCGGTATATTGATCCCGGGCGTAGACCCTCTGACAATATCGACGCATTAGCTTATACTCCAACTCATAATGCCCACTGATGAACTCTGTCTTAGCAGTAGCCACAAAGATCATGGGACGTTGGAGAAACCAACCCCCTAGAAGTACCGGATAGATATCTCCCACACAAACAACAAAATCTATAAACTCACGTGCCTTCCTTAAGGCGGATATCTGTGCTACAGTAAGCCCTACTAGACCAGCCTTGACGTCTTTCCAAAACTGCTTCAAGCCCAATCTTGTAAAGCCGCCAGAGGGCATTTCCGCCCTAGGTCCAATGACCTCAATACCCTGCTTCCGGTAGGCTTCACCTAATCCCACCAAGGGAAGTGCGCAGATCTGGCTTTGCAGCGACAAGAGTTCCTCGAGAAGGACCGCGGCAATGGCATCCTCCCCGTGACCGTTACTCAAAAACAGAATTCTCTTATGCTGTACCCTCTCCATGATACTCTCTCTCCCACTCACCTACCCGGCAAACTGAGTGCTATAAAGCCTTCTATAAAGCCCCATGCTGCGCATCAGTTCTTCATGGGAGCCACTTTCGATAATTCTTCCATCCTCTAAAACAAGGATCCTAGTGGCATTAATAATCGTCGAAAGTCTGTGTGCAATCACAAAGGTCGTCCGTCCTTCCATGAGTCGACCCAAGGCTTCCTGTACTAAGCATTCCGACTCGGAATCCAAGGCTGATGTAGCCTCGTCTAGAATTAGGATTTGAGGTTGTTTAAGCAAGGCCCTCGCAATGGCAATACGTTGTCTTTGTCCCCCAGATAAGCAAAGACCCCGCTCTCCCACGTGGGTCTCATATCCTTCTGGAAAGCTTGTGATAAACCCGTGGGCGTTGGCCGCCTTAGCGGCGTCCTGGATCTCCTGCAATGAGGCGTCTGGCTTACCGTAGGCAATATTCTCCAAAACGGTACCCGAAAACAGAACCGTATCCTGAGGGACTATCCCTACTTGACGACGAAGCCACTTTAGACCTAGGGTTCGCAGGTCTTGCCCATCCAAGAGAATGACACCTGCACAAGGATCATAAAACCGCGGTATAAGATTTACTAAGGTGGTCTTTCCTGCTCCACTAGGTCCCACCAAGGCAGTCACATCCCCAGGCGCAACACAGAAGTCAACATCCTTCAAGACCAGCTCCTGTTCATTGTAGCTGAAGCTAACACGTTCAAACTGTACATGACCTTCAACCTTTGGTAGCGTGACTGGGTTCTTAACCTCAAGGATACTTGAGGAAGTATCCAACACTTCAAAAATCCTCGCTGCAGCTCCAAGGCTCTGTTGAAACAAATTGTTTGTTCGGACCAATGTATTGATCGGCCCCGACGCCATGGCAATATACGTCAGAAACGCTACTAATTCACCAGGGGTCAGATTACCTTGGAGTACCTCTCTGCCGCCGTACCAGATTAAGACAAGCATTCCGCTGACTAACATCAGCTCAACAATGGGAACTACGCTGGCCATCAGCCGCACAGCCTTCATACTAGCTTGGAAGCTCTGCTCGTTGCCCTTCCTAAAGCGCTTTTTCTCTTCTTCCTCCATGGCAAATCCCTTCACAACCTTAATTCCAGTCAAGGTCTCCTGGGCCATGCCTCCGATATCCGCCACCTTATCTTGCACCGTCCGGGAATACTGGCGGATCCGTTTGCCGTAGGCACCAACTGCTGCTGCAATCAGGGGAAAGAGAGCCAGCGTAAATAGCGACAACTGCCAATGCAAGTAAAAAGCAAGGGCTAACACGCCCACAAGCATGGCGGCATTGTGCAATAGATCACTTAGCCCGACGCTAAGAACGTTCTGAAGCAGAGTAACATCATTGGTTACCCGGGCAATGAGTTCACCACTGCGGTGTTTCTCATGGTATGCTAAGGGTAAATCCTGTAGCTTATTGTATACCTGCTGCCTAATATCCATCGTTGCCCTATGACCGCAATAGGAGAACATCCAGTACTGCAGATAGTAAAACACACCCATAACTGCATAGATGCCGATCCCCATGAGCATCACTCGACTAAGCAAACCCAGATCCTGGTGCATAATCAGCACCTGATCCACCAGTTGTGTACCAACTTGTAAAGGCAAAACTGATTTAGCCCCCACCGAAATCAAGCTACTGATGCTTCCTAAAAGTAGGTACGGCCAGTATGGGGTAAGATAAGTAAGAAGTCGACGGCCCAATCAACTCATCCCCTTCAATCCATATTGCTCAATTAGTAAATCCACAATAACAGAAGCAGTATCCCTGGTCGGGGCAATCGCTGCAAGCTGCTCCCGCATCTTCTCGAGTTGTGCTGAATTTTCTAGTATATTCTGCACACAACATACCACATCTTCAGCCCTTAAGCTACCCTTGCACTCAGGCATAATCTCGCAATCCACCCATCTATTGGGTAAGGCCAGATAGGGATTTCTCTGTAAGTAAGCTCTTATAGCCAGCTCTTTAATTAATGGCCCCATCAAAGGCACCTTCCCAATCCACTGAATCAGCCCGGGCATGGGAATAATCTCCGGCCGATTTAAGGGCACAACAACAACCGTAGGCACATGAAGATAGCCCAGTTCCGCTGTATTCGTGCCGGGAATTGTAAGAGCAAGGTTGGTCCTTCTCATCATACCATATCTTTGTCCCCAGACCGCTTTAACTAGCCGTCCTTGCTCCGTAGTCAGAGACCAAATTCTTTGGCTGTCCCCGGATTCTTTTTTCTCCAGACATGTAGCCGTACTTCCGCCAAGAATCGACGATCTGTTTGAGGTAGCCTCTGCAAATAGCTCTTCGTCAATGAAGGGTGACATAACCATGACAAACTGCGCGTTTATACCCTTAAGCAACTCCACCACTTCGAAGAAAAAGGGGACTAAGTGGCGCACCTGCCAGGGACGACTCCCTGGAAAAAGACTGATCACAATATCCTCTTCACCAAGATCAAGTCGCTCAGACAATTCCCTATCGTCTTGGTAGTGATTCACCGCAGAAGCCATCAAGTTACCAACCATATTCACGTTACGATGTCCCCGGGATGTAAGCTTTTCTGCAACTTCGTCATCCGATGCAAAATAGGCATCAAAACTCAAGCGTCCTGCCATCCGCTCAATGTACATCGCAGCCGGATACCCCAGCCGTCGCGCCAGTTTCACAGCATAGGCCGGATCACCACCGAGGAATAAGACCACGCCACGGGCCGTAAAACTAGCTGGCCGTTTTCTTACCAAAAGCCCTAGAGCTTGATCAGGACCTATAACCTGAGCCACGTGGGGCAAGTTCTTCACGATCTCCACTTCGGCACCACTAGCAAAAGGACATGGAGGAATAACCACACAGACTGGAGCCTCAGGAAGCCTAGACTCCAATCGGAGCAGCACCGGGAATAACCAAGCGGAGACTTCACCGGGACTGTTAACCGTAATCACAATTGTGGGTTGGCTCATCAGGTACTACACCTCGCCCCAGCTGCCAGGTTCAGCACCACATCCGCACAACGCTCTACAGCTCCAGGGGGACCTAGTAATTCCCGGACTCGGCGTAGTTCATGGATTTGACGCTCTCGTTTTGCTCCCTGTAACAATTGGACCGCCTCATGGGCAATATTTGGAGCCGTTACATCATGCTGAATCAATTCTGGGACGATGCATTTACCAGCAATAATGTTCGGCAGGGCTACATGGGGAATTTGTACGAGTATCTTGGCGATATGGTATGTGATCCTAGACAAACGATACATGGTAACCATGGGCACCTGAAACAAAGCAGCCTCTAAAGTGGCAGTCCCACAGCTAATTAATGCTAAGTCCGCTACCGATAACAGATCATATTGGTACCCATGCACCAACCGCAGGTTCAGACCACACCCCTTATTGGCAACAAACCCTCGGATTAGCGCATCATCAATACTAGCTGCCACCGGAACTAGGTATTGTACTGGTCTTAAGGAATTTGCCTGGATTAACCGCGCGGCTTCGAGCATGATTCCAAAGAGGGACTCAACTTCTTGCTGCCTACTGCCGGGCATTAGAGCAATCTGTAAAGCATCTGGGTCAATGTTCAAGAAGCGGTAGACTTCCTCCCTGCCCATGGAAGGGTGTGCAGCATCTAATAGGGGATGTCCCACGTATTCCACATTGGCTCCAGCTTCTTGATAAACCGAAGCCTCAAAGGGGAACACCGAAGCAACCAGATCGATCAGTCCTGCTACTTTCTTGGCGCGTCCCCGACGCCAAGCCCAGGCCGAAGGACTAAAATAGTATACACTAGGTACTCCCATATCCTTGGCTGTCTTGGCCAACCTCATATTAAACCCTGGAAAGTCTATAAACACAATTGCGTCGGGGCGTTCTTCTTTGAGCTTTCCGGCCGTTCTATGGAGCAGCTTCAGAAGAAACCTAAAATGGCTAACTACCTCAGCGAAGCCAATGAAACTCATCGATGTAGGATCCTCGAACAACTCCACTCCTGAGCTAGCCATTAACGGACCACCCAGACCAAAAAGGTAAACATGTGGGTTTTTCTTTCTAATTGCTACAGCCAGCTTCGAACCGTGGAGATCACCCGACGGCTCACCGGCGGCTAACATAATCTTCATTATCTATAGATACAGTGCCACCTCTCCGTCCATCATGGAATACATACAATGGCGATGTTTGCTTTTTCGGCAGTCCCTAGAATCTTTTCGCGCTCTAGCAGCAATGTCCCCGACGCGAACACCAAAGCAGTTAACTTAGCTGCGGCCATGGTAGCAAGTGTCTGGGGCCCAATACACGGGATATCAAAACGCTGGTCTTGGTTTTTGCGCTTCATCTTTACCAAAACCCCACCCCCACCGGTAAGGGCTGCAGCCCGATTAATCGTCGCATCGGTTTGCTCCATCGCCTCCACTGCCACCACTGCAGTATCCTTAGCG contains:
- a CDS encoding lipid-A-disaccharide synthase-related protein, whose protein sequence is MERVQHKRILFLSNGHGEDAIAAVLLEELLSLQSQICALPLVGLGEAYRKQGIEVIGPRAEMPSGGFTRLGLKQFWKDVKAGLVGLTVAQISALRKAREFIDFVVCVGDIYPVLLGGWFLQRPMIFVATAKTEFISGHYELEYKLMRRYCQRVYARDQYTADAMVRHGVEADFAGNLMMDMLMQDGSVYPQTPTTPLICLLPGSRGDAYLNLGDLLACVDAIAQRDTQYEFAVPLASSLSFEQITSLISLEGYDNGRWYYKETGFDEQSAGMVGKIILGDQSEVIFLKGCFGGLLRACDLVIGLAGTANEQAAGLGKPVITFPGKGVQFTRKFALAQKKLLGDAVSLVDPSPISVAKQVEAILDDPDTYRRMATCGKKRMGSPGGAQRIGQYIREVSSNYNTISP
- a CDS encoding ABC transporter ATP-binding protein/permease produces the protein MGRRLLTYLTPYWPYLLLGSISSLISVGAKSVLPLQVGTQLVDQVLIMHQDLGLLSRVMLMGIGIYAVMGVFYYLQYWMFSYCGHRATMDIRQQVYNKLQDLPLAYHEKHRSGELIARVTNDVTLLQNVLSVGLSDLLHNAAMLVGVLALAFYLHWQLSLFTLALFPLIAAAVGAYGKRIRQYSRTVQDKVADIGGMAQETLTGIKVVKGFAMEEEEKKRFRKGNEQSFQASMKAVRLMASVVPIVELMLVSGMLVLIWYGGREVLQGNLTPGELVAFLTYIAMASGPINTLVRTNNLFQQSLGAAARIFEVLDTSSSILEVKNPVTLPKVEGHVQFERVSFSYNEQELVLKDVDFCVAPGDVTALVGPSGAGKTTLVNLIPRFYDPCAGVILLDGQDLRTLGLKWLRRQVGIVPQDTVLFSGTVLENIAYGKPDASLQEIQDAAKAANAHGFITSFPEGYETHVGERGLCLSGGQRQRIAIARALLKQPQILILDEATSALDSESECLVQEALGRLMEGRTTFVIAHRLSTIINATRILVLEDGRIIESGSHEELMRSMGLYRRLYSTQFAG
- the lpxB gene encoding lipid-A-disaccharide synthase produces the protein MLAAGEPSGDLHGSKLAVAIRKKNPHVYLFGLGGPLMASSGVELFEDPTSMSFIGFAEVVSHFRFLLKLLHRTAGKLKEERPDAIVFIDFPGFNMRLAKTAKDMGVPSVYYFSPSAWAWRRGRAKKVAGLIDLVASVFPFEASVYQEAGANVEYVGHPLLDAAHPSMGREEVYRFLNIDPDALQIALMPGSRQQEVESLFGIMLEAARLIQANSLRPVQYLVPVAASIDDALIRGFVANKGCGLNLRLVHGYQYDLLSVADLALISCGTATLEAALFQVPMVTMYRLSRITYHIAKILVQIPHVALPNIIAGKCIVPELIQHDVTAPNIAHEAVQLLQGAKRERQIHELRRVRELLGPPGAVERCADVVLNLAAGARCST